One part of the Glycine max cultivar Williams 82 chromosome 14, Glycine_max_v4.0, whole genome shotgun sequence genome encodes these proteins:
- the LOC100802468 gene encoding uncharacterized protein isoform X1 — MDQHHFLHHHHYHPQEHRNRYTSLTPQSHHHHNNLPPPPPNPPPPLSYHRTPQHYTPPTPQPQPQQQQFPYTPLPHRPLEEEPQPQPQRHIPYDLLPRRTTTLPWNPNPRIPDDFDRDFHLHRPLPPPPLIESHRYDPDRHHHHRVVVDPYEQNPREPLAWGGGGYHAPGQGDVDPTPYVRVYTMESDADAAGRTTSKRWVMSDRDRGREMLESSSSLVSNSVNNEKYYHGSESNMMGRYSRGNSRECGHTHEFARTPPKKQVQKKSALLRIQTVKPNNNHRNRDNREVEPLRYPGYGSECSNGFYRGKEQYLGHGVKGDEREEREGSPVEIDISFESNSLVAKAKAIVAPPSSLVSVPDLNVMPIADSDLVYGGRSKRVSGTDGDYSGLQLQQPVRMSSVVVVDLNRSPCKGNDSLGSRKEVMGSKKKNVDDGSSRSSAREADGSRGKKEVPNSVKVGNVGSGKLTLKVVKKKKIVKRVVKKGTASSKSSVSNSLPAKTLPGTVKAESVACISLTASGPEKIEANLDEKSNTVDEVAKPDCLHPLPKEGNVLKEEAEVGLLQPSLGPHSGSQECKSDKDSDIGKVSRFEKDGNISNSLSCASSSEDKKSDSDCLDANDSVHDNANTSDCLDANNSVPNTVKVTKSLSGSNISVVTNMDYGNKQLCQNEVSLSPGKYSNAGSPQNRNLVDAGDELLKSSVISCSGKTRIQDGLDCLQHASALKHSSDNGSSNLEDSTSVDFSGIMHDAGKQVSPGHVIISPENCETEKAFPNYNVSAGSGEGDTNMIKKRKDRTHLKYLSSEMECLSPDYVNSDRLANNVDGGSSLLLKDPSPSEVLAQPVQSLDFNSLSGLDGVTALHVVNNDNDNANEVSPASKRKKVTANPYFTKCQSEFCAVIVPSPTSEAPVSFSDNQEHQKEVVFASMGMSILSTAQSILYSENITKMSENILAGGSFESIDADKETMSSEHLELQHSDIVSFSPSEDVAFPNVQLSSLEGECKENITPIVPTSNIQTDVLAVGIIAGQKTDLQAVEENYQYREHVQRSPRADMEPNDHNMKNDLLARQNLMSCPASSDEVTTSNLNNEVIEDVPDALSDMFSQGMASEVPDQRVLEFTAINDENICGVEENPDNNISIVGHGSDLNTSSIQQTRKNMKSGHAIEHSNLITKKTMSEPSQVSSRVTTQALNSYRFGLSGTKNQSGSVIPKTFPGHSFTFSKASASSPHVSKPRTWLRTGNIPPTSVLRIKPSVETVPPKRPILETKGNFQNTSYVRKGNSLVRKPTPVSTLPQISSVNQTSSLGIDEIPKSIKSGRRADGTDKPMYLKTGAINAPQQRTPPLPIDTKLEENRSSSLVEPPSGGCCENASDVRKFIETDNIAPNSSEDALKHCETPENQSGPSDNGESQGEANDGNVFPLNTKRIVYIKPKTNQLVATSNSYDVSVSTDDNLQTAFSDGYYKRRKNQLVRTTIESHINQTVAMPNNTANSDGQGTSNALCNRRFSKKRTHKVGRSSFKRSRASLVWTLCSKNSSENDRDSRHYQRALPLLFPWKRAAFASSLNNSSLSAISKKLLQLRKRDTVYTRSIHGFSLRKSRVLGVGGCSLKWSKSIEKNSKLANEEATLAVAAVERKKREQKNAVCISSLSKRERIFRIGSVRYRMDPSRRTLQRISDDESLSSASTCSGLASKRAYIPRRLVIGNDEYVRIGNGNQLIRDPKKRTRKLANEKVRWSLHTARQRLARKQKYCQFFTRFGKCNKDGGKCPYIHDPSKIAVCTKFLNGLCSTPNCKLTHKVIPERMPDCSYFLQGLCSNRNCPYRHVNVNPKASICEGFLKGYCADGNECRKKHSYVCPTFEETGTCTQGTKCKLHHPKKQSKGKKRKRTAYQNNSRGRYFGSIPANVSESGMMLAPKRHRQSGELEEELSDYISLDDVNEEVLDTVDQSFEPATFCDNDSLDLQLDDFDELIKPVLLLKTKFTMQSPQFSSLQAFRQVAES, encoded by the exons ATGGATCAACACCacttcctccaccaccaccactaccaTCCCCAAGAACACCGTAATCGATACACCTCCCTCACACCTCAATCCCACCACCACCATAACAATCTCCCTCCGCCGCCCCCAAATCCTCCTCCGCCTCTTTCCTACCACCGCACACCCCAACACTACACCCCTCCTACACCCCAACCCCAACCCCAACAACAGCAATTCCCTTATACACCCCTCCCACATCGCCCTCTCGAAGAAGAACCCCAACCCCAACCCCAACGCCATATCCCCTACGACCTTCTCCCTCGCCGCACCACCACCCTCCCCTGGAACCCTAACCCTAGAATTCCTGATGATTTCGATCGCGATTTCCACCTCCACCGCCCTCTCCCGCCGCCACCCCTGATCGAATCCCACCGCTACGACCCCGACCGGCACCACCACCACCGCGTCGTCGTCGATCCATATGAGCAGAACCCTAGGGAGCCCCTTGCGTGGGGGGGCGGCGGCTACCACGCGCCGGGCCAGGGCGACGTGGACCCCACGCCCTACGTCCGCGTGTACACCATGGAATCCGATGCCGATGCGGCGGGGAGAACAACCTCCAAGAGATGGGTAATGAGTGATAGAGATAGAGGAAGAGAGATGCTCGAGTCTTCTTCTAGTTTAGTGAGTAATAGTGTTAACAATGAGAAATATTATCATGGCTCTGAGAGCAATATGATGGGTAGGTATAGTAGAGGGAATAGTAGAGAGTGTGGTCATACCCATGAATTTGCACGCACTCCTCCGAAGAAACAGGTGCAGAAGAAGAGTGCTCTTCTTAGGATTCAGACGGTTAAACCTAATAATAATCATAGGAACCGCGACAATCGCGAGGTTGAGCCGTTACGGTACCCAGGTTATGGTTCTGAGTGTAGCAATGGTTTTTACAGGGGAAAGGAGCAGTATTTGGGTCATGGGGTGAAGGGGGATGagagggaagagagagaggggagTCCTGTTGAGATTGATATTTCTTTTGAGTCCAATTCGCTGGTGGCAAAGGCGAAGGCGATTGTGGcgccaccttcgagtttggtgTCGGTTCCTGATTTGAATGTGATGCCAATTGCAGATTCGGATTTGGTTTATGGGGGGAGGAGTAAAAGGGTTTCGGGCACTGATGGTGATTATTCTGGTTTGCAATTGCAGCAACCGGTTAGAATGTCTTCggttgttgttgtggatttaAATAGGTCGCCTTGCAAAGGGAATGATAGCTTGGGCTCGAGGAAGGAGGTTATGGGGTCGAAGAAGAAGAATGTTGATGATGGTTCTTCCCGGTCTAGTGCCAGGGAGGCCGATGGTTCCCGTGGGAAAAAGGAGGTGCCAAATTCTGTTAAGGTTGGCAATGTTGGTTCTGGTAAATTGACCTTGAAGGTtgtcaagaagaagaaaattgttAAGAGAGTGGTGAAGAAAGGTACTGCAAGTTCTAAGTCATCTGTGTCGAATTCACTACCAGCTAAAACACTTCCTGGAACTGTGAAAGCAGAGAGTGTTGCATGTATTTCATTGACTGCCTCTGGTCCTGAGAAAATTGAAGCTAATTTGGATGAGAAAAGCAACACTGTTGATGAGGTGGCTAAGCCTGACTGTTTGCACCCTTTACCAAAGGAAGGGAATGTATTGAAAGAAGAAGCAGAGGTAGGCTTATTGCAGCCGAGTTTGGGGCCACATTCCGGGTCACAAGAGTGTAAGAGTGACAAAGATTCTGATATTGGGAAAGTATCCAGGTTTGAAAAAGATGGaaacatttcaaattctctATCTTGTGCTTCTAGTAGTGAAGATAAAAAGAGTGATTCTGATTGTTTAGATGCAAATGATTCTGTCCATGATAATGCAAATACATCTGACTGTTTAGATGCAAATAATTCTGTGCCAAATACTGTCAAGGTTACTAAATCATTAAGTGGAAGTAATATTTCAGTAGTCACTAACATGGATTATGGTAATAAGCAATTATGTCAGAATGAAGTGTCTCTATCACCTGGGAAATATTCAAATGCAGGATCCCCACAGAATAGGAATCTTGTAGATGCAGGGGATGAACTTTTGAAAAGCAGTGTTATTTCATGTTCAGGAAAAACTAGGATTCAGGATGGTCTGGATTGCCTCCAACATGCCAGTGCACTAAAGCACAGTTCTGATAATGGATCATCTAATTTAGAAGATAGTACTAGTGTTGACTTTTCTGGTATTATGCATGATGCTGGAAAGCAGGTGTCCCCTGGTCATGTCATCATATCCCCTGAGAATTGTGAGACAGAAAAAGCATTCCCCAATTATAATGTTTCAGCTGGATCTGGTGAAGGGGAcacaaatatgataaaaaagagaaaagatagAACACACTTAAAATATTTGAGTTCAGAGATGGAGTGCTTATCTCCAGACTATGTAAATTCAGATAGGCTTGCAAATAATGTGGATGGAGGCTCAAGTCTGTTGTTGAAAGATCCATCTCCTTCAGAAGTTTTAGCGCAACCTGTTCAAAGCTTAGATTTTAACTCACTATCCGGCCTGGATGGGGTTACTGCTTTACATGTTGTAAATAATGACAATGATAATGCAAATGAGGTTTCACCAGCttctaaaaggaaaaaagtcACAGCTAACCCATATTTCACAAAATGTCAATCGGAATTCTGTGCTGTGATTGTGCCTTCCCCCACATCTGAAGCTCCTGTGAGTTTCAGTGATAACCAAGAACATCAGAAAGAAGTTGTTTTTGCAAGCATGGGTATGAGTATTCTGTCTACTGCTCAGTCAATACTTTATTCAGAGAATATTACTAAAATGTCTGAAAATATTTTGGCTGGAGGATCTTTTGAGTCTATTGATGCAGATAAGGAAACTATGAGTTCTGAGCATTTGGAATTGCAGCACTCAGATATAGTCTCTTTTTCACCAAGTGAGGACGTGGCATTTCCAAATGTTCAGTTGTCATCATTGGAAGGTGAGTGCAAAGAAAACATTACTCCAATTGTGCCTACAAGTAATATTCAAACAGATGTTTTGGCTGTGGGAATTATAGCGGGGCAAAAGACTGATTTACAGGCTGTTGAAGAAAATTACCAGTATAGAGAGCATGTGCAAAGGTCACCAAGAGCTGATATGGAACCTAATGATCACAATATGAAGAATGATTTGCTTGCTCGGCAGAACCTTATGTCTTGTCCAGCCAGTAGTGATGAAGTCACTACAAGTAATTTGAATAACGAAGTGATTGAGGATGTACCTGATGCATTATCAGATATGTTTTCTCAAGGGATGGCATCTGAAGTACCGGATCAAAGGGTTTTAGAATTTACAGCAATCAACGATGAAAATATTTGTGGGGTTGAAGAAAATCCAGATAACAACATATCTATTGTTGGACATGGTTCTGACTTAAATACTTCATCAATACAGCAGACTAGAAAAAATATGAAGTCAGGTCATGCAATCGAACATAGTAACCTGATCACAAAGAAGACAATGTCAGAACCATCCCAAGTTTCTTCCAGAGTTACAACTCAGGCTTTAAATTCATATCGTTTTGGGTTGAGTGGGACCAAAAACCAGTCAGGTAGTGTCATTCCCAAAACTTTTCCAGGTCATTCTTTCACCTTTTCAAAGGCATCTGCCTCTTCACCTCATGTATCAAAGCCTCGAACTTGGCTTCGTACAGGTAATATTCCTCCCACTTCTGTACTTAGAATCAAGCCTTCAGTAGAAACAGTTCCTCCCAAAAGGCCAATTCTAGAAACAAAAGGGAACTTTCAAAATACCTCTTATGTTCGTAAAGGTAACAGTCTTGTAAGGAAACCTACTCCAGTTTCCACTCTACCTCAAATCTCCTCTGTTAATCAGACATCTTCTTTGGGCATAGATGAAATACCAAAAAGCATTAAATCTGGAAGGAGGGCTGATGGGACAGATAAACCAATGTACTTGAAAACAGGAGCAATAAATGCTCCACAGCAGAGAACACCTCCACTACCAATTGACACCAAATTAGAGGAAAATAGATCTTCCTCATTGGTAGAACCTCCTTCTGGTGGTTGCTGTGAAAATGCATCAGATGTTAGGAAATTTATAGAAACTGATAATATTGCACCAAATTCTTCTGAAGATGCACTGAAGCATTGTGAAACTCCAGAAAATCAATCTGGTCCATCTGATAATGGGGAGAGCCAAGGTGAAGCAAACGATGGAAATGTTTTTCCTTTGAATACAAAGAGAATAGTATATATAAAGCCCAAAACAAATCAATTGGTTGCAACATCAAATTCTTATGATGTTTCTGTCTCTACTGATGACAATCTCCAAACTGCCTTCTCTGATGGCTACtacaagagaagaaaaaatcaattggtTAGGACTACAATCGAAAGCCATATCAACCAGACAGTTGCAATGCCCAATAACACGGCAAATTCTGATGGACAAGGAACTAGTAATGCTCTTTGCAACAGGAGGTTTAGTAAGAAGCGGACACATAAGG TTGGTAGGAGTTCATTTAAACGTTCAAGAGCCTCATTAGTGTGGACACTCTGTAGCAAAAATTCTTCTGAAAATGACAGGGACTCACGACATTATCAAAGGGCTTTACCTCTATTGTTTCCATGGAAAAGAGCAGCATTTGCTTCAAGCTTGAATAACAGTTCCTTATCTGCAATCAG CAAAAAATTGCTTCAGTTGAGAAAGAGGGATACAGTTTACACTAGGTCAATCCACGGGTTTTCACTTCGGAAATCCAGAGTTTTAGGTGTTGGGGGGTGTAGTTTAAAATGGTCCAAATCCATTGAGAAGAACTCAAAGCTAGCTAATGAG GAAGCCACACTTGCTGTTGCTGCAGTagagaggaagaagagagagCAGAAAAATGCAGTTTGCATCAGTTCTCTGTCAAAGA GAGAGCGTATATTTCGCATTGGTTCAGTTCGCTACAGAATGGATCCTTCCAGGAGAACACTTCAGAGGATTTCAG ACGATGAATCCCTGTCCTCTGCATCTACCTGTTCAGGTTTGGCTTCCAAAAGAGCTTACATTCCAAGGAGATTAGTGATTGGAAATGATGA ATATGTCCGAATTGGCAATGGTAACCAGCTTATCAGAGACCCAAAGAAACGAACTCGAAAATTGGcaaatgaaaaagttagatGGAGCTTGCACACTGCCAGACAGCGATTGGCACGAAAGCAGAAGTATTGTCAGTTTTTTACTAGATTTGGGAAATGTAACAAGGATGGAGGGAAGTGTCCTTATATTCATGATCCCTCAAAAATCGCTGTCTGTACTAAGTTCCTGAATGGTTTATGTTCTACTCCCAACTGCAAATTGACACATAAG GTTATTCCAGAGAGAATGCCAGATTGTTCTTACTTCTTGCAAG GCTTATGCTCAAATAGAAATTGTCCATATAGACATGTCAATGTGAACCCCAAGGCATCTATTTGTGAAGGATTTCTCAAGGGTTATTGTGCTGATGGGAATGAG TGTCGGAAGAAGCACAGCTATGTCTGTCCTACTTTTGAAGAAACAGGAACCTGTACTCAAGGAACCAAATGTAAACTTCATCACCccaaaaaacaaagcaagggaaagaaaaggaagagaacTGCATATCAAAACAACAGTAGAGGGCGTTATTTTGGTTCTATTCCTGCTAATGTTTCTGAATCTGGGATGATGTTGGCTCCAAAGCGACATAGACAGAGTGGTGAACTTGAAGAGGAACTTTCTGACTACATCAGCCTAGATGATGTGAATGAAGAAGTTTTAGACACGGTCGATCAATCATTTGAGCCAGCAACTTTCTGTGACAATGACTCCTTGGATTTACAGTTGGACGATTTTGATGAACTTATTAAACCAGTTCTTCTGTTGAAAACAAAGTTCACAATGCAATCACCTCAGTTTAGTAGCCTCCAAGCTTTTAGGCAAGTGGCGGAGAGTTAG
- the LOC100802468 gene encoding uncharacterized protein At1g21580 isoform X2 → MDQHHFLHHHHYHPQEHRNRYTSLTPQSHHHHNNLPPPPPNPPPPLSYHRTPQHYTPPTPQPQPQQQQFPYTPLPHRPLEEEPQPQPQRHIPYDLLPRRTTTLPWNPNPRIPDDFDRDFHLHRPLPPPPLIESHRYDPDRHHHHRVVVDPYEQNPREPLAWGGGGYHAPGQGDVDPTPYVRVYTMESDADAAGRTTSKRWVMSDRDRGREMLESSSSLVSNSVNNEKYYHGSESNMMGRYSRGNSRECGHTHEFARTPPKKQVQKKSALLRIQTVKPNNNHRNRDNREVEPLRYPGYGSECSNGFYRGKEQYLGHGVKGDEREEREGSPVEIDISFESNSLVAKAKAIVAPPSSLVSVPDLNVMPIADSDLVYGGRSKRVSGTDGDYSGLQLQQPVRMSSVVVVDLNRSPCKGNDSLGSRKEVMGSKKKNVDDGSSRSSAREADGSRGKKEVPNSVKVGNVGSGKLTLKVVKKKKIVKRVVKKGTASSKSSVSNSLPAKTLPGTVKAESVACISLTASGPEKIEANLDEKSNTVDEVAKPDCLHPLPKEGNVLKEEAEVGLLQPSLGPHSGSQECKSDKDSDIGKVSRFEKDGNISNSLSCASSSEDKKSDSDCLDANDSVHDNANTSDCLDANNSVPNTVKVTKSLSGSNISVVTNMDYGNKQLCQNEVSLSPGKYSNAGSPQNRNLVDAGDELLKSSVISCSGKTRIQDGLDCLQHASALKHSSDNGSSNLEDSTSVDFSGIMHDAGKQVSPGHVIISPENCETEKAFPNYNVSAGSGEGDTNMIKKRKDRTHLKYLSSEMECLSPDYVNSDRLANNVDGGSSLLLKDPSPSEVLAQPVQSLDFNSLSGLDGVTALHVVNNDNDNANEVSPASKRKKVTANPYFTKCQSEFCAVIVPSPTSEAPVSFSDNQEHQKEVVFASMGMSILSTAQSILYSENITKMSENILAGGSFESIDADKETMSSEHLELQHSDIVSFSPSEDVAFPNVQLSSLEGECKENITPIVPTSNIQTDVLAVGIIAGQKTDLQAVEENYQYREHVQRSPRADMEPNDHNMKNDLLARQNLMSCPASSDEVTTSNLNNEVIEDVPDALSDMFSQGMASEVPDQRVLEFTAINDENICGVEENPDNNISIVGHGSDLNTSSIQQTRKNMKSGHAIEHSNLITKKTMSEPSQVSSRVTTQALNSYRFGLSGTKNQSGSVIPKTFPGHSFTFSKASASSPHVSKPRTWLRTGNIPPTSVLRIKPSVETVPPKRPILETKGNFQNTSYVRKGNSLVRKPTPVSTLPQISSVNQTSSLGIDEIPKSIKSGRRADGTDKPMYLKTGAINAPQQRTPPLPIDTKLEENRSSSLVEPPSGGCCENASDVRKFIETDNIAPNSSEDALKHCETPENQSGPSDNGESQGEANDGNVFPLNTKRIVYIKPKTNQLVATSNSYDVSVSTDDNLQTAFSDGYYKRRKNQLVRTTIESHINQTVAMPNNTANSDGQGTSNALCNRRFSKKRTHKVGRSSFKRSRASLVWTLCSKNSSENDRDSRHYQRALPLLFPWKRAAFASSLNNSSLSAISKKLLQLRKRDTVYTRSIHGFSLRKSRVLGVGGCSLKWSKSIEKNSKLANEEATLAVAAVERKKREQKNAVCISSLSKRERIFRIGSVRYRMDPSRRTLQRISDYDG, encoded by the exons ATGGATCAACACCacttcctccaccaccaccactaccaTCCCCAAGAACACCGTAATCGATACACCTCCCTCACACCTCAATCCCACCACCACCATAACAATCTCCCTCCGCCGCCCCCAAATCCTCCTCCGCCTCTTTCCTACCACCGCACACCCCAACACTACACCCCTCCTACACCCCAACCCCAACCCCAACAACAGCAATTCCCTTATACACCCCTCCCACATCGCCCTCTCGAAGAAGAACCCCAACCCCAACCCCAACGCCATATCCCCTACGACCTTCTCCCTCGCCGCACCACCACCCTCCCCTGGAACCCTAACCCTAGAATTCCTGATGATTTCGATCGCGATTTCCACCTCCACCGCCCTCTCCCGCCGCCACCCCTGATCGAATCCCACCGCTACGACCCCGACCGGCACCACCACCACCGCGTCGTCGTCGATCCATATGAGCAGAACCCTAGGGAGCCCCTTGCGTGGGGGGGCGGCGGCTACCACGCGCCGGGCCAGGGCGACGTGGACCCCACGCCCTACGTCCGCGTGTACACCATGGAATCCGATGCCGATGCGGCGGGGAGAACAACCTCCAAGAGATGGGTAATGAGTGATAGAGATAGAGGAAGAGAGATGCTCGAGTCTTCTTCTAGTTTAGTGAGTAATAGTGTTAACAATGAGAAATATTATCATGGCTCTGAGAGCAATATGATGGGTAGGTATAGTAGAGGGAATAGTAGAGAGTGTGGTCATACCCATGAATTTGCACGCACTCCTCCGAAGAAACAGGTGCAGAAGAAGAGTGCTCTTCTTAGGATTCAGACGGTTAAACCTAATAATAATCATAGGAACCGCGACAATCGCGAGGTTGAGCCGTTACGGTACCCAGGTTATGGTTCTGAGTGTAGCAATGGTTTTTACAGGGGAAAGGAGCAGTATTTGGGTCATGGGGTGAAGGGGGATGagagggaagagagagaggggagTCCTGTTGAGATTGATATTTCTTTTGAGTCCAATTCGCTGGTGGCAAAGGCGAAGGCGATTGTGGcgccaccttcgagtttggtgTCGGTTCCTGATTTGAATGTGATGCCAATTGCAGATTCGGATTTGGTTTATGGGGGGAGGAGTAAAAGGGTTTCGGGCACTGATGGTGATTATTCTGGTTTGCAATTGCAGCAACCGGTTAGAATGTCTTCggttgttgttgtggatttaAATAGGTCGCCTTGCAAAGGGAATGATAGCTTGGGCTCGAGGAAGGAGGTTATGGGGTCGAAGAAGAAGAATGTTGATGATGGTTCTTCCCGGTCTAGTGCCAGGGAGGCCGATGGTTCCCGTGGGAAAAAGGAGGTGCCAAATTCTGTTAAGGTTGGCAATGTTGGTTCTGGTAAATTGACCTTGAAGGTtgtcaagaagaagaaaattgttAAGAGAGTGGTGAAGAAAGGTACTGCAAGTTCTAAGTCATCTGTGTCGAATTCACTACCAGCTAAAACACTTCCTGGAACTGTGAAAGCAGAGAGTGTTGCATGTATTTCATTGACTGCCTCTGGTCCTGAGAAAATTGAAGCTAATTTGGATGAGAAAAGCAACACTGTTGATGAGGTGGCTAAGCCTGACTGTTTGCACCCTTTACCAAAGGAAGGGAATGTATTGAAAGAAGAAGCAGAGGTAGGCTTATTGCAGCCGAGTTTGGGGCCACATTCCGGGTCACAAGAGTGTAAGAGTGACAAAGATTCTGATATTGGGAAAGTATCCAGGTTTGAAAAAGATGGaaacatttcaaattctctATCTTGTGCTTCTAGTAGTGAAGATAAAAAGAGTGATTCTGATTGTTTAGATGCAAATGATTCTGTCCATGATAATGCAAATACATCTGACTGTTTAGATGCAAATAATTCTGTGCCAAATACTGTCAAGGTTACTAAATCATTAAGTGGAAGTAATATTTCAGTAGTCACTAACATGGATTATGGTAATAAGCAATTATGTCAGAATGAAGTGTCTCTATCACCTGGGAAATATTCAAATGCAGGATCCCCACAGAATAGGAATCTTGTAGATGCAGGGGATGAACTTTTGAAAAGCAGTGTTATTTCATGTTCAGGAAAAACTAGGATTCAGGATGGTCTGGATTGCCTCCAACATGCCAGTGCACTAAAGCACAGTTCTGATAATGGATCATCTAATTTAGAAGATAGTACTAGTGTTGACTTTTCTGGTATTATGCATGATGCTGGAAAGCAGGTGTCCCCTGGTCATGTCATCATATCCCCTGAGAATTGTGAGACAGAAAAAGCATTCCCCAATTATAATGTTTCAGCTGGATCTGGTGAAGGGGAcacaaatatgataaaaaagagaaaagatagAACACACTTAAAATATTTGAGTTCAGAGATGGAGTGCTTATCTCCAGACTATGTAAATTCAGATAGGCTTGCAAATAATGTGGATGGAGGCTCAAGTCTGTTGTTGAAAGATCCATCTCCTTCAGAAGTTTTAGCGCAACCTGTTCAAAGCTTAGATTTTAACTCACTATCCGGCCTGGATGGGGTTACTGCTTTACATGTTGTAAATAATGACAATGATAATGCAAATGAGGTTTCACCAGCttctaaaaggaaaaaagtcACAGCTAACCCATATTTCACAAAATGTCAATCGGAATTCTGTGCTGTGATTGTGCCTTCCCCCACATCTGAAGCTCCTGTGAGTTTCAGTGATAACCAAGAACATCAGAAAGAAGTTGTTTTTGCAAGCATGGGTATGAGTATTCTGTCTACTGCTCAGTCAATACTTTATTCAGAGAATATTACTAAAATGTCTGAAAATATTTTGGCTGGAGGATCTTTTGAGTCTATTGATGCAGATAAGGAAACTATGAGTTCTGAGCATTTGGAATTGCAGCACTCAGATATAGTCTCTTTTTCACCAAGTGAGGACGTGGCATTTCCAAATGTTCAGTTGTCATCATTGGAAGGTGAGTGCAAAGAAAACATTACTCCAATTGTGCCTACAAGTAATATTCAAACAGATGTTTTGGCTGTGGGAATTATAGCGGGGCAAAAGACTGATTTACAGGCTGTTGAAGAAAATTACCAGTATAGAGAGCATGTGCAAAGGTCACCAAGAGCTGATATGGAACCTAATGATCACAATATGAAGAATGATTTGCTTGCTCGGCAGAACCTTATGTCTTGTCCAGCCAGTAGTGATGAAGTCACTACAAGTAATTTGAATAACGAAGTGATTGAGGATGTACCTGATGCATTATCAGATATGTTTTCTCAAGGGATGGCATCTGAAGTACCGGATCAAAGGGTTTTAGAATTTACAGCAATCAACGATGAAAATATTTGTGGGGTTGAAGAAAATCCAGATAACAACATATCTATTGTTGGACATGGTTCTGACTTAAATACTTCATCAATACAGCAGACTAGAAAAAATATGAAGTCAGGTCATGCAATCGAACATAGTAACCTGATCACAAAGAAGACAATGTCAGAACCATCCCAAGTTTCTTCCAGAGTTACAACTCAGGCTTTAAATTCATATCGTTTTGGGTTGAGTGGGACCAAAAACCAGTCAGGTAGTGTCATTCCCAAAACTTTTCCAGGTCATTCTTTCACCTTTTCAAAGGCATCTGCCTCTTCACCTCATGTATCAAAGCCTCGAACTTGGCTTCGTACAGGTAATATTCCTCCCACTTCTGTACTTAGAATCAAGCCTTCAGTAGAAACAGTTCCTCCCAAAAGGCCAATTCTAGAAACAAAAGGGAACTTTCAAAATACCTCTTATGTTCGTAAAGGTAACAGTCTTGTAAGGAAACCTACTCCAGTTTCCACTCTACCTCAAATCTCCTCTGTTAATCAGACATCTTCTTTGGGCATAGATGAAATACCAAAAAGCATTAAATCTGGAAGGAGGGCTGATGGGACAGATAAACCAATGTACTTGAAAACAGGAGCAATAAATGCTCCACAGCAGAGAACACCTCCACTACCAATTGACACCAAATTAGAGGAAAATAGATCTTCCTCATTGGTAGAACCTCCTTCTGGTGGTTGCTGTGAAAATGCATCAGATGTTAGGAAATTTATAGAAACTGATAATATTGCACCAAATTCTTCTGAAGATGCACTGAAGCATTGTGAAACTCCAGAAAATCAATCTGGTCCATCTGATAATGGGGAGAGCCAAGGTGAAGCAAACGATGGAAATGTTTTTCCTTTGAATACAAAGAGAATAGTATATATAAAGCCCAAAACAAATCAATTGGTTGCAACATCAAATTCTTATGATGTTTCTGTCTCTACTGATGACAATCTCCAAACTGCCTTCTCTGATGGCTACtacaagagaagaaaaaatcaattggtTAGGACTACAATCGAAAGCCATATCAACCAGACAGTTGCAATGCCCAATAACACGGCAAATTCTGATGGACAAGGAACTAGTAATGCTCTTTGCAACAGGAGGTTTAGTAAGAAGCGGACACATAAGG TTGGTAGGAGTTCATTTAAACGTTCAAGAGCCTCATTAGTGTGGACACTCTGTAGCAAAAATTCTTCTGAAAATGACAGGGACTCACGACATTATCAAAGGGCTTTACCTCTATTGTTTCCATGGAAAAGAGCAGCATTTGCTTCAAGCTTGAATAACAGTTCCTTATCTGCAATCAG CAAAAAATTGCTTCAGTTGAGAAAGAGGGATACAGTTTACACTAGGTCAATCCACGGGTTTTCACTTCGGAAATCCAGAGTTTTAGGTGTTGGGGGGTGTAGTTTAAAATGGTCCAAATCCATTGAGAAGAACTCAAAGCTAGCTAATGAG GAAGCCACACTTGCTGTTGCTGCAGTagagaggaagaagagagagCAGAAAAATGCAGTTTGCATCAGTTCTCTGTCAAAGA GAGAGCGTATATTTCGCATTGGTTCAGTTCGCTACAGAATGGATCCTTCCAGGAGAACACTTCAGAGGATTTCAG ATTATGATGGTTAA